The sequence CTCCACCGCCGCCTCCGGGTCCCCGTGGTCGGCCTCGAACCGGGCCAGCACCAAGGACTCGTCGACCCCGTCCTTCTTCGCCGCGGCCACCATCTCCCGCAGCTTCGCGTACTGGGTGCGGGCGTCCCCGTCCAGCCCCAGTGACGCGTACAGCTCGCCCAGCTCCAGCGCGTACTGCGGGCGCGGCAGCTTCTCCAGCGCGTTCTGGTAGGCGCCCACGGCCTCATCGGTGCGGTCCAGCGCCGCCAGGGCCCGGGCCCGGCCCGCCAGGGATGCGTACTGATGGGCGTCCGTGCTCAGCGCCGCGTCGAACTGCGCCACCGCCTCCTCCGGCTCGCCCCGCTCCCACGCCAGCTCGCCGAGCCGGTGCAGCGCCTCGGCCTTCTCGGCGGGCCGGGTCGCCCGGTCGGCGGCCTCCCGGGCCGTGGCCAGCGCGTCCTCGCGCCAGCCCTGGCCCCGGTAGAGGTCGGCGGTACGGGCCAGCGCGGGCACCCCCTTGCGCAGCTCGCCGAACCTCTCCGTGGCCGCGGTCGCCGCCTTCCGGTCGCCGAGCCCCGTGTAGGCGTCGATGAGGGCCGGGTACACGCTCCAGGCCTTCGGCTGCTGCTTCTTCACCGTCTCGCCCCACCGCTTCGCCGCGAGGAAGTCGTGCCGGGCGTTGGCCAGTGCCGCCAGGCCCACCCACGCCTCCCCGTTCCCGCGCTCGCCGGGCCGGGCCTCCAGCGAACGCTTCAGGGCCTGCTCGGCGCGGGCGTAGTACGACGTGTCCGCCGTACGCCGCGCCCACTCCACGTACGCCGTACCGAGCGACGCCAGGGACGGGGCGTCCTGCGGATGGGACTCCACCCACTTCTGCCGGTCCCCGATCAGCGCGGTGAGGTCCGAGAGCGAGGCGGGGGACCCCGCGGTCGCCGCCGCCTCGGCCCGCTCGACCGGGCCCGGCTCCTTCGGCCGCTCGGCCCCGTCGTCCACCGCCACCAGCGCCCCGGCCAGCAGCACCCCGGCGGCCACCGCGCCGAACGCGGCCCGGCGCAGCGTCGTCCGCAGCGTGGGCGGCGGCGGGGGCAGCGCGGTGGCGCCTTCCGCGGGCAGCACGCAGGGGTCCTGCGGGGACGGCTCGGGCGGCTGGCGGGACTCCGGGTCCTGCTGCGGCATGACATCCATGGCCATCACTCTGCGTCAGTCATACGAGCACACCGCGCCTTGGGATCGCTCCCGCCCACGGGTTCACACCATTGGCCCCGGGTGACACGCTGGGATCATGAGCGATCTCCTCGAACGGCTCCGCGCGGAACTGCCCCCCGAGGCGCTGATCACCGATCCGGACGTGACCGCTTCCTACGCGCACGACATGGCGAGTTTCTGCGCGGCCGGAACGCCGGCCGTCGTCGTGCTCCCGCGCACGGTCGAGCAGGTCCAGCACGTCATGCGCACCGCCACCGCGCTGCGCGTCCCCGTCGTCCCGCAGGGCGCCCGTACCGGCCTGTCCGGCGCGGCCAACGCCTCGGACGGCTGCATCGTGCTCTCCCTGGTGAAGATGGACCGGATCCTGGAGATCAGCCCGGTCGACCGGATCGCCGTCGTCGAACCGGGCGTCGTCAACGCGGTGCTCTCACGCGCGGTGAACGAGCACGGGCTGCACTACCCGCCGGACCCCTCCAGCTGGGAGACGTGCACCATCGGCGGCAACATCGGCACCGCGTCCGGCGGCCTGTGCTGCGTGAAGTACGGGG is a genomic window of Streptomyces sp. YPW6 containing:
- a CDS encoding tetratricopeptide repeat protein, yielding MDVMPQQDPESRQPPEPSPQDPCVLPAEGATALPPPPPTLRTTLRRAAFGAVAAGVLLAGALVAVDDGAERPKEPGPVERAEAAATAGSPASLSDLTALIGDRQKWVESHPQDAPSLASLGTAYVEWARRTADTSYYARAEQALKRSLEARPGERGNGEAWVGLAALANARHDFLAAKRWGETVKKQQPKAWSVYPALIDAYTGLGDRKAATAATERFGELRKGVPALARTADLYRGQGWREDALATAREAADRATRPAEKAEALHRLGELAWERGEPEEAVAQFDAALSTDAHQYASLAGRARALAALDRTDEAVGAYQNALEKLPRPQYALELGELYASLGLDGDARTQYAKLREMVAAAKKDGVDESLVLARFEADHGDPEAAVELLRAQWRGQHRSAAVADALGWALHRAGESEEGLEYAQRAADTGVRNASYAYHLGVIQRRLADYGAARRNLEEAVRTNPAFSPLAAPLAREALDALGEPPPGGPGAIQPPAPEPRPESKPEQEQERKPEAPAPAPSRSAPAAAPSPSAPKDSAEAKQPREPEKTEERAEKAEAGAGGAAPAATGA